The DNA region acgaccctgggatcatgacccaagccgaaggcagacggttaacaacggagccacccaggcgcccctttcctgtgttttcttctaggagttgtaTAGTTTCAGTTCTTAACATTTAGGCCTATAACCCCTTTTGAGTTGTTTTGTACGTCATGTGAGGTGGGGGCCTCTATGTGTTGTTGTCCTCATTGCTCAGAGCCCAGAAATCAGGAAGCGAGCTTTCTCGCCTGAGCTGAGCCCTCTCCTATGTTCAACTCTCACCAGTTAGCAGCTTCATTAACTGTGGTCAGTGccctgcctggagcactggggaaggatggggagaaagaaaagtGTGTCCTGGTTGCTATAAGTTACAAAGCTCTTGAGGAAGGCAGGGGAAAGCCATGAGACTGATTGGCCCAGAGCATCAGGGCAGCAAAGGGATTGCAGAGGAGGGCCTACCTGGGGGATGTCTGAGGCTGGATGCTGGCTTAGGCCCGACTGCTCTTGCAGCAAAGCCGCTGCTGGGAAGATGAACCTGTACGAGTCATTTGCCCAGGCCACGCAGCTGGGTGACCTGCACACCTGCTTAATGATGGACATGAAGGCCTGCCAGGAAGACGATGTGCGGTTGCTGTGCCACCTCACGCCCTCCATCTACACAGAGGTCAGTGCCCCTGACGGAGTGCCGCTGAGGCAGGGCAGCTGTGCAGGCTGGGCTCACGAGACTGCGCATCTCTGCATACAACACCTGCTGGCCTCGGCAGGCTGTTTTTTTCCAGCACCACACCTGCTTGTGGGCCCCCCCATTAAAGTTTAGAAAATGTCTAAAACCCACAGAATTCCAATCCTGTGCTTTGTGGTGTGAGTTGGGGTCTGGGCCTCTACACTTGGCCTCTCAGCTTTGGCCCCATCCTCTGGACCCAGGACAGGCCCCAACCAAATCCACGTTCACACATTACAGGCCTTCTTGCCTTTTGATTGCTCACTCTCAGTTTCTCTAGTGGTTCCCAAAGACCAGGGCCTTTGTGGTGGGGACTCGACTTTCATTTCCCTCATTCACTCACTGTCTTCTCTAGGAACTGGGACATCAGAGGAGGTATCAGCTCTTCCTCTTGGTGAAGGTTCCTGGGAACAGGGAAATCAGGGCACGGGGTGTGGGCATGACAGGAGGAACTGTGATCTCAGCCAAAaactgcagggggaggggtgcaCATACCCAGCATGTGgcagtttcctcctctgctccctccctggtAAACTGGCCTCCCCAAGAAGGGGTCATGCCTGCCTGTCATGCACCCCAAACACTCACACTCTGCACCTTCTCTTCTTTGGCTGAGGGTTAATatagattggattttttttactgCTGCCACACAGCACTCACCAGTCATGGCCAGTCCTTTTTGGCTCTAGCTCCATCTCTAGATGGCTCCCCATTGCTTTCCTGAGACACACACACTCCTTATGCTGTGGGCACACAAAGAGCAAATTTGGGTTTTGGAAGAGTTAGAGTCCCAGCTTCACAGCTGTTGGATCTTTGTTTAGGTATTTGTGTTAGACCCCACATCTGGCTAACCCAGCCATCCCCTGAGCATGTGGGAAGAAAGGGGAGTGGATTATGAGGTTCAAGTCAAGGGGTGCACCCTGGACTCCTGCCCCAgcttccctctttttctgcccAGTTTCCAGATGAGACCTTGCGGAGCGGCGAACTGCTGAACATGATCGTGGCTGTTATTGACTCTGCGCAGGTGCACAAGGAGCTGTCCTCCTGGGAGGCCTgggcagtggtgggggaggggggcctgcaCCTGTGTGCACTTCAGGCCTGGGGGCTGGAAGGGAAGTGGATCCCAGGGAGGCAGGCGGGGCTCATTCTCTCCTGGGTATTCCAGTTCCACACGGAAAGCTAGGAGGTGGGGTTTTTTTAGCTTTCAACTGGCCATCCCCTTGGCTCAGGATGAAAATGATCAGGCCATTGACCTTTCCACCACGTACAGGGCCCCGGAGGCTGCAGCTTTTCTTGTGTGTTGTTCTTGTGCCGAACTGAGGTCCCatttctgctcctcctctccactCGCCCCATTTATGACAGAAGAGcccttctttctttgcctttctcctaCCCACACCTCTGTTCCAGACTCAGCCTCCCAGggccctttcctcctcctcaggCACAGGCTGGTGTGGGTTGGGGCCCAAACTAGGGCGAGGTAGACAAGTTGTCCATTCTCCCTCTGCTATGAGGGCATGGAAACCATTTAATGGTTTTCTTTAACTATTTTGCCCCAAACAAGCCTTCACCTGTTCTTCACCAGCCCCTGCATCCTTCAGAGACCTCCCCATGCCTTTAAACCaagttttcccttcctttggtTTTTTCCCCATGTGAGCCCTCCTGCTTCTCTTTCCATACTGGCTTCCTGGCTTCTTTTAGAACCAATGGGTcttgccttcttccttctcctcctcctcagctccAGGAGCTGGTTTGCCACGTGATGATGGGGAACCTGGTTATGTTTCGAAAGGACTCTGTCCTCAACATACTCAGTAAGTGAGCAGACCCTGCAGGCACCCCGGGGGGGAAGAGACGTGTGGCAGCCCTGGATGTTTTCTAGTAACAGCATAGCTGGCTTGGGCTGAGAATGGGGTAGACCATcactctgccctgctctgtggtCTTGGGCAGTGTTTCTGGATCTGCTTAAGCTCAGGGTTGGTGGGACTATAGGAGTGAAGTGAAGTCTTTGAAAATAATGCTTTGTGTGGAAAGGGAGAGTATCTGTAGTGTTGGGGTCACTGTCCTCACCTGTGTATCACCCCTGCTTGGGATGCTGTTAGTCAGTGAGTTAGCCCTATGTGTGTGTGAAGGAGAGAGCGCGCAAGCGCGAGCACGCCCCTTCTCTGTCCCGTGCAGTCCAGAGCCTGGACTGGGAGACCTTTGAGCAGTACTGTGCCTGGCAGCTCTTCCTGGCCCACAACATCCCCCTGGAGACCATAATCCCCATCCTGCAGCACCTCAAATACAAAGGTGAGTAGGGCTGTGGGTAGGGAGAATTGAGGGAAGGACCGTCCCAGTCCCTCTGGGGCAAGGCTGAGGCCCCTAGGCTTCTGGATGATCAGACCCACTGCTGCCCCTCCCAGCGAAGTCCGGAAGgccaggctccctggtcagtcaCTTAGGCTCTTCAGATGAGTCCTGCAGGCAGGCCCACTCTGAGCCAGGCACGAGCTAGGGCTCAGGCCGCTCGGGATTTTCTAGAAGCAAGGGATTGTTCTTCCTGGCTCCATGGGGAAGACTGTCCTTGCTCCTTCGAGTGGCTATtaactgggggatgggagaggtaCCAAGATTCTTCCTGGAATTCTACAACCCTCTGAGcagcctctgccttcccccacagAGCACCCAGAGGCCCTGTCTTGCCTGCTGCTTCAGCTCCGAAGAGAGAAGTGAGTTCTACTTCCGGGGACTCTAGCTCCCAGTCACAGCATACCGAGAGAGAGCATCCTGTAAAGGGTTCCTGGCTGCTCCTTCAGGAGGCTGGCCATGCTTTTTTCTACTGTAGACATCTACTTATTCTGCCCTTCCCCTAAAATGATTTACAAACATGCAGCTCCCTTGGGATCTGGGCTTCCTCTTGACTTTACACCCCTGCCCACCAGGAGctgccctgggaggagggggtagggggtggggaccGGACATCCTGgtttcctgctccccacccctactCTGCTGAGGCCACCCTAGGCTAATCCTAGAGGAGGCTGGGTCAGAGTACAGGGGTGGGGCCTGGAGGGGGAGCCAGCAGAggcccctccaccctccagcaCAGGCACTTTCCCAACAGCCCAGATAAGTAGGACAGCAGCTGTGTATCTTCTCTACCTTCTTGCCATCCTTCCACCTTTTCTGCTCTCTTGCCCGAGAGACTAGAAGTGGTACAGAACATCCTAAAGGAAGTGGGCAGGTTGAGGGCTGTGGCttgccagccccctcccctgcgcCTTCTTGGGCTAGATACTGTGTGGTCCTTTTGCCTCCCTGGCCCATTTCCTGACTGTTCTGGGCAAGGTGGGAGAGATTTGGTGAGCCGCCCCCCAGTATACATACCAGCTGCTGCTGCAGAAACTGAAGAATCACTTGTGTCTCCTGGCTTCGGCAAAGGATGAAACCAGCATTCCTTGgcccagagagaagagggagagggtgtGAGAGCAGGAAGCTGCAGCGACGcgggtgggggtagggggctgAGGTTTGGGGAGTAAGTAGGTGGGAGAGACCAGGGGATCCTGAGGCCAGCTGTGTGAGCAGGGTGCCCTCCACTCCTCTCACACCCCCAGGCCCAGCGAGGAGATGGTGAAGATGGTGTTGAGCAGGCCCTGCCACCCTGATGACCAGTTCACCACCAGCATCCTGCGGCACTGGTGCATGAAGCATGACGAGCTGCTGGCCGAGCACATCAAGTCCCTGCTCATCAAGAACAACAGCCTCCCGCGcaagaggcagaggtgggagcaAGAGGCAGAGGGGGGACGTGGGCCCTGTGGAGGGCTGCCCACTGTCCACAGGCCATCACCAGGGCAATTCCTTCCTGGTTAGTGGGTGACACCTAGTGGTCTGAAGCTACATGGTGTACGGGCCCACTCTggcccttccccctttccctagTGCCCGGTGGCTGGTCCCTGTtccaccccatccttccccatATGGGCTGCGTCTGTCTTCAGGAGGGGCCCTGGTGGGGAGGGTGTCCCACACTCCTGGAGCCCTCCCCTCAAGCTCAGACTCTGGCTGTGTGACTTCCCTGCAGCCTGAGGAGCTCCAGCAGCAAGCTGGCCCAGCTGACTCTGGAGCAGATCCTGGAGCACTTGGACAACCTGCGCCTCAACCTGACCAACACCAAGCAGAACTGTATGCGTTGCAGACCCTGGCTCAGACCAGCCCTagagtgggtgggggcaggggcaggagagtTGAGTGAGTTTCTGGACCGCTCactgtccttccttccctgctctccctcctcctccctctagTTTTTAGCCAGACCCCAATTCTCCAGGCTCTGCAGCACGTGCAGGCAAGCTGTGACGAGGCCCACAAGATGAAGTAAGGCCTTGggaagcagtgggggaggggtccTGCCCAGGACAGAGAAGAGGCTGGGAGGAATGTGCTGAGGgtgtgttctttctctcaggTTCAGCGATCTCTTCTCCCTGGCTGAGGAATATGAGGACTCATCCACCAAGCCGCCCAAGAGCCGGAGAAAAGCAGCTCTGTCCAGCCCCCGCAGTCGAAAGAATGCCACACAGCCCCCCAATGCTGAGGAAGAGTCAGGCTCCAGCAGTGCCTCGGTGAGAGCCCTCACCTCTGCTCAGCAGCAGGAACATTGGGGGCGGGTGGGGCTGGGACTAGTAGCTGCTCAGGCTAATGACTGGCCCCCCCATCTCTTCCAggaggaagaagacacaaaaccGAAGCCTACCAAGAGGAAACGGAAAGGGTCCTCTGCAGTGGGGTCTGACAGTGACTGAGGCCCCGTGttcctccatcccaccccccgTTGGACTGCCCTCCCCTCCTTGGTGAATCAGAGGTTAATAAGGGCTGGGGAGATAGTGGGGAgacaccctctccctctgcccaaggCTCGCCTGGTGGGAAGGATGAGCTGCTTCCTTTGGCTCAGCCTGAGAAGCTGCcatgcagccccagcccctgctcccttCTGTCCAGGCGCCTCCAGCCCCATCACACTGCTGCTCCCACCGACTTGGGTCCCACTGAAGCCAGAGGCTGTGTGAAATCTGGGCTGGTGCAGgtcctcagcccctgcccctccccagcctcccaaagagaagagaaatggcagATGGGGCTTGCTGGTCAGAGAGGCCAGGATGGGAGTGAAGACAGTGTATGGATGCCCCTTCCACACGTTCCCAGTCTGGCCTTGATTTGCTCCTAACAGGCATTTTATAGTTGCTCTCCATCCTCCCGTGTGAAATGGGCATTTCATCAGTGATGTGGTCCAGCTGCCTGCCTGTTCCTCAACATGGGGCAGATGCCATAAGAGTTCAGGCAGggactggggggagagggaggccagAGCCCTTGGGACTCCCAGAGAGAGACTTCCACAGAACTGTCAAATGGTCCCATTTCCTCAGTTCTgtctttttggggttttttgtttgtttgtttgtttttttggcagAGATAATCgcgttttaaaagtttttaaatgacaataaaaCAAGCCAGAACCTCTTTTGTGCTGGAGTTGCTGGCCCAGGTGCTCTTACCCTGTGCACCTAACTGGTTGCCCCCACTCCCCTGGTGGCCTCAGAacttccccttttccctccccgAACACCCCCGTCTGGAGCAGGAGGGACTTTTTGCCCCCCCCTCCTGCCCAGACTTCCTGCTGCCACTGgggctgtgggccaggcactgacCTGTCCAGGCATCATCTCCCGTGAAGTTGAACCCTACTTCTATGTCAAGAAACTAGAGGCTCCCGAAAGTGAGTCTTAGTAGATCTGTGTGCTTATCAACTATTGGAGGACTGCTTGGGGGTGAAGGATGCCCCCAACTCGGATTCTGATGGACAGAAGTAGGCCTGGTGGGGAGAGTTCAGATACCAGCAAGAAGGAACCAACCCTCTTTGTTCCACAGTCTGGCCACTTGCTGTCTGTCCCCTGTGTCCCAGCAGAAAAGAATCCCCTAGGCTGCCCAGGAGGCTGGGTGGCCGACGGAGGAGAGAGGAGTGAGGTCTTGGCGGAGGACAGAGGGCTCCTGCAGAATCCAGTGTCCCCTTCTTCAAAGCTGTTATTCCTTCCTTTAAAAGTCTTAGTCGCAGGaggcctcttcctctccccttcccgtTCTCTCTGCCCCAATTAAAACCAGGATGGAAAGCATTCGCTGGCTGGCCCCAATTATTGTGCCCTTGCCCGGAAGGAGGGGCCTCCGCAGTCGCCCCTCCAGAACTCTGGCTAGCTGGGCCCCCACCCATcccctggggctgctgctggcgCTGGGGGAGGGCACGGGTCTGGCAATCGGGCCGGGTCTTGCAGCGCCAAGTGGGCAAGGGGCCGAGTTCTCCGGCCAGTTTCGGGGGAGAGCAATGGCATCCTTAGGCCGGGACGCCACAGTTCAGCCAGATGCCAGAAGAGCCCTTGGGGAGAAAACCTGAACCGGGACCTGGGAGGGTTTGGGCCGCCGGCTGTCTGGGAGGGAGCGCGCACAGGGCGGAGCGCGGGGCCGCCCCCCACGCACTCCCGGCCTCGGCTCCCAGCCCGTGGAGAaccgggaggggggaggggggagctgggTGGGAAGGGGCGTGTGCCGGCGCACGCGCGCTCCCAAGAGGGAGCGGTCTCCGAGCAAAAGCGAGCGGCCCGTTTTCGGAAGGGAGCCTCTGGGCCGCGCCAGGGACGAGGGCACCATGGCCgccctcctgctgctgcccctgttGCTGCTGCCACTCCTGCTGCTGCGGAAGCTGCACCTCTGGCCCCGGCTGCGCTGGCTCGCGGCCGACTTGGCCTTCGCGGTGCGCGCCCTACGCTGCAAACGGGCTCTTCGAGCGCGCGCCCTGGCCGCGGCCGCCGCCGACCCGAGGGGCCCCGAGGGGGGCTGCAGCCTGGCCTGGCGCCTCGCGCAACTGGCCGGGCAGCGCCCCGCACACATCTTCCTCATCCACGGCGCGCGACGCTTCAGCTACGCGGAGGCCGAGCGCGAGAGCAACCGGGCTGCGCGCGCCTTCCTGCGCGCCCGGGGCTGGGACGCGGAGCTCGGCGGCGGCGCAGAGGACGAGCGGGCCGCGGCCCCTCTGGCGCCCGGGGCCACCGTGGCGCTGCTCCTCCCCGCCTGCCCAGAGTTCCTGTGGCTCTGGTTCGGGCTGGCCAAGGCCGGCCTGCGCACAGCCTTTGTGCCGGCCGCCCTGCGCCGGGGTCCCCTCCTGCACTGCCTCCGCAACTGCGGCGCGCGCGCGCTCGTGCTGGCGCCAGGTAAGGCCGGAGCGCGAGGCCAGCGGGAGAGGGACCGGCCTCGGAAAGGGGGGCgtcggtggggggcggggagggggaaggaagccGAGCCTCCTCGAGGGGGTTCGGAAAGGGTGCTCGGGGACTTGAGTCTTTGGGTTTGCGAAGGGATGGAGCTGGGTCTTTGGTTCCCAGAACGGTGATGGGATGTTCCTACTCTTCTCGCGCAAGAGCAGTGAAGCGGTGGGGAGTTGCAAATAGGCTGTGGGGTGGAGAATTCTGGGTCCCCAAGCTATGCCTTCCCACCTCATCCAGAGTTCTTGGAGTCCCTGGAGCCTGACCTGCCAGCCCTGAGAGCCATGGGGCTCCGTCTCTGGGCTGCAGGCCCTGAAACCCATTCTGCTGGAATCAGCGATTTGCTGGCTGAGGCCTCCGCTGAAGTGGATGAGCCAGTGCCGGGGTACCTATCTGCCCCCCAGAGCATAATGGACACGTGCCTGTACATCTTCACTTCTGGCACCACGGGTGAGCACTGGCCTTACCTCCCAGAAAATAGGCAGAGGAAGGCGGGGGGCCTGGGGACAGGAACTATGGCCTCAGTTTCCAGGCCACTCCTCCaaaccctcccccgcccctccacgCTGGTCCCGAGGATCATACTAATTTCTCCGCCTCCCTGAACTTCCCACATTTCCAGGACAGCTTGGCCTCCCTTCTTTTCAACTTCAGCCTTgcctttgcctctttctttgggaaaccaggggcagagggaggcagggcctgaagctcagacccttccccgggtctccccccaccacccacagGCCTCCCCAAGGCTGCTCGGATCAGTCATCTGAAGATTCTGCAGTGCCAGGCGTTCTACCAGCTGTGCGGAGCCCACCAGGAGGATGTGATCTACCTTGCCCTCCCACTCTACCACATGTCCGGCTCCCTGTTGGGCATTGTGGGCTGCTTGGGCATTGGTCAGTCTCCCCAACTCCCACCCCAGTCCAACCCCCACCTTTAGTCCTCCAGCAGATGTTTtttctagcaaacatttattaagtacctaagTGGTATGCACACCTCGGGATGCTTCCTGAGTCCTTCAGGGTAGAGAatccagaggaagaaggaggcagggCCTCCTCTCCAAGAGCTCCTGGTACAGCGGAGTAGCATCACCTGCACAACCTACAGACTGGCTAGGGAGGCCGTATGGTTCACAGAACTCCAGACTCCAAGGTcggggtggggaagggctgtgGATGTCAGCCCAGGAAGAAGCAGATGGAGAAGGTTGGGACTTGGGGGCAGGGTACGGAGCACGGACTATGTGGGGGCAGGAAGTAGAGAAAGGGCACTGACCTCCCTGAGGCAcaggtgggaaaggaagaaggccAAGTTGGGCCTGCTGTTGAATGTCCCAGCAGGGCCTTCCCAGGGACTACACACTGCACTGAGGACTAGCGTCTGGGAAGGAGGTGGTCAGGGCGCCCCCATAGCCCTTAACCTCACcgtccttcctcccccctcctccactTCTGGCAGGGGCCACAGTGGTGCTGAAGTCCAAGTTCTCGGCTGGCCAGTTCTGGGAAGACTGCCAGCAGCACAGGGTGACAGTGTTCCAGTACATCGGGGAACTATGCCGATACCTTGTCAACCAGCCCCCGGTGCGTGGGCACAGGTCCAGGGCAGAGCTGCccaggcagggaggtgggcacTTCATGGGAGACGCTGAGACAGTGGTCTGGGAGTTGGAAGAGAacggcagggtggggggaggggcctgggatgACAGGATATCTGAGTGAGGTCACCATGGAAGGGGCTCCAGGGGAGTGGGAAACAGGACTTCACTTTTGGGAGCTGGCGTCTTGGTGGTGAACTTTCTGCCCATCTCTCCTCATCTCAGAGCAAGGCAGAACGTGGACATAAGGTCCGGCTGGCGGTGGGCAGTGGGCTGCGCCCGGACACCTGGGAGCGTTTTGTGCGGCGCTTTGGGCCCCTGCAGGTGCTGGAGACCTATGGACTAACAGAGGGCAACGTTGCCACTTTCAACTACACAGGACAGCTGGGTGCTGTGGGACGTGCTTCCTGGCTTTACAAGGTAAGGGAAGGGTGGGGAAGAAACTGGGGATCCCATggaaggtgggggcaggcagggagggggctcgTGCAACTGAAATGACCCAGTGCCTGggtctcccttcccccagcatgTCTTCCCCTTCTCTTTGATTCGCTATGATGTCACCACAGGGGAGCCAATTCGGGACGCTCAGGGGCACTGTGTGGCCACATGTCCAGGTTCGTGCtcaggtggggtgggtgggggtggtgcaGCTGGCAAAGGAGGATTGGGATTAgacagtggggtgaggggcaggaggtTCTGGGTGAGGTGGGCAGTCACCCCTGACCCCAGTGACTCTGCCAGGTGAGCCAGGGCTGCTGGTGGCCCCAGTGAGCCAGCAGTCCCCATTCCTGGGCTACGCTGGGGGGCCAGAGCTGGGCCGGGGAAAGCTGCTAAAGGATGTCTTCCGGCCTGGGGATGTTTTCTTCAACACTGGGGACCTGCTGGTCTGCGATGACCAGGGTTTTCTCCGCTTCCACGATCGTACTGGAGACACCTTCAGGTATCTGTCCGTGACTTTGAGTCCTTTCCCAGACATCCAATCTCTGTGACCCAAAGCCCCTAAACCTATCTCCCTAACTTGCACCCAAACACACCCAAACCCAGCCCCTCATCTAACCTCTCCTGTCAGACCTCTGGAACACTTCTTCTCTGTGAGCATCTGGCACCctgtcttccccccacccaccttctaAGGCCCAGGATCTCTGCCCTCTTGCAGGTGGAAAGGGGAGAACGTGGCCACGACTGAGGTGGCGGAAgccttggagtccctggattttCTTCAGGAGGTGAACGTCTACGGAGTCACCGTGCCAGGTGCCAAGACACGGGAGGTGGGAGGCAGCTGGCCCACTGCCCTGACCTGGTATTACTTGGGCCCAGGGAACATGAAGCCGGAGGGTGGTCCACAGCTGACCTTTCCCCACTGACCACCAGGGCACGAAGGCAGAGCTGGAATGGCGGCCCTGGTTCTACGTCCCC from Neomonachus schauinslandi chromosome 6, ASM220157v2, whole genome shotgun sequence includes:
- the SLC27A3 gene encoding solute carrier family 27 member 3 isoform X3, which produces MAALLLLPLLLLPLLLLRKLHLWPRLRWLAADLAFAVRALRCKRALRARALAAAAADPRGPEGGCSLAWRLAQLAGQRPAHIFLIHGARRFSYAEAERESNRAARAFLRARGWDAELGGGAEDERAAAPLAPGATVALLLPACPEFLWLWFGLAKAGLRTAFVPAALRRGPLLHCLRNCGARALVLAPEFLESLEPDLPALRAMGLRLWAAGPETHSAGISDLLAEASAEVDEPVPGYLSAPQSIMDTCLYIFTSGTTGLPKAARISHLKILQCQAFYQLCGAHQEDVIYLALPLYHMSGSLLGIVGCLGIGATVVLKSKFSAGQFWEDCQQHRVTVFQYIGELCRYLVNQPPSKAERGHKVRLAVGSGLRPDTWERFVRRFGPLQVLETYGLTEGNVATFNYTGQLGAVGRASWLYKHVFPFSLIRYDVTTGEPIRDAQGHCVATCPGEPGLLVAPVSQQSPFLGYAGGPELGRGKLLKDVFRPGDVFFNTGDLLVCDDQGFLRFHDRTGDTFRWKGENVATTEVAEALESLDFLQEVNVYGVTVPGHEGRAGMAALVLRPPHSLDLVQLYTHVSENLPPYAWPRFLRLQAGGAYLPLTPARYSALLAGDLRI
- the SLC27A3 gene encoding solute carrier family 27 member 3 isoform X2, with the translated sequence MAALLLLPLLLLPLLLLRKLHLWPRLRWLAADLAFAVRALRCKRALRARALAAAAADPRGPEGGCSLAWRLAQLAGQRPAHIFLIHGARRFSYAEAERESNRAARAFLRARGWDAELGGGAEDERAAAPLAPGATVALLLPACPEFLWLWFGLAKAGLRTAFVPAALRRGPLLHCLRNCGARALVLAPEFLESLEPDLPALRAMGLRLWAAGPETHSAGISDLLAEASAEVDEPVPGYLSAPQSIMDTCLYIFTSGTTGLPKAARISHLKILQCQAFYQLCGAHQEDVIYLALPLYHMSGSLLGIVGCLGIGATVVLKSKFSAGQFWEDCQQHRVTVFQYIGELCRYLVNQPPVLETYGLTEGNVATFNYTGQLGAVGRASWLYKHVFPFSLIRYDVTTGEPIRDAQGHCVATCPGEPGLLVAPVSQQSPFLGYAGGPELGRGKLLKDVFRPGDVFFNTGDLLVCDDQGFLRFHDRTGDTFRWKGENVATTEVAEALESLDFLQEVNVYGVTVPGHEGRAGMAALVLRPPHSLDLVQLYTHVSENLPPYAWPRFLRLQESLATTETFKQQKVRMTKEGFDPSTLSDPLYVLDQAGGAYLPLTPARYSALLAGDLRI
- the SLC27A3 gene encoding solute carrier family 27 member 3 isoform X1 — its product is MAALLLLPLLLLPLLLLRKLHLWPRLRWLAADLAFAVRALRCKRALRARALAAAAADPRGPEGGCSLAWRLAQLAGQRPAHIFLIHGARRFSYAEAERESNRAARAFLRARGWDAELGGGAEDERAAAPLAPGATVALLLPACPEFLWLWFGLAKAGLRTAFVPAALRRGPLLHCLRNCGARALVLAPEFLESLEPDLPALRAMGLRLWAAGPETHSAGISDLLAEASAEVDEPVPGYLSAPQSIMDTCLYIFTSGTTGLPKAARISHLKILQCQAFYQLCGAHQEDVIYLALPLYHMSGSLLGIVGCLGIGATVVLKSKFSAGQFWEDCQQHRVTVFQYIGELCRYLVNQPPSKAERGHKVRLAVGSGLRPDTWERFVRRFGPLQVLETYGLTEGNVATFNYTGQLGAVGRASWLYKHVFPFSLIRYDVTTGEPIRDAQGHCVATCPGEPGLLVAPVSQQSPFLGYAGGPELGRGKLLKDVFRPGDVFFNTGDLLVCDDQGFLRFHDRTGDTFRWKGENVATTEVAEALESLDFLQEVNVYGVTVPGHEGRAGMAALVLRPPHSLDLVQLYTHVSENLPPYAWPRFLRLQESLATTETFKQQKVRMTKEGFDPSTLSDPLYVLDQAGGAYLPLTPARYSALLAGDLRI